One Sphingomonas sp. BT-65 genomic window carries:
- a CDS encoding DUF2474 domain-containing protein: protein MSTDEAPGPLWKRLAWMAAIWAASVAILGLVAAIIRYWLS, encoded by the coding sequence TTGAGTACGGACGAGGCACCCGGTCCGCTATGGAAGCGGCTGGCGTGGATGGCCGCGATCTGGGCCGCCAGCGTCGCCATTCTGGGACTGGTCGCCGCGATCATCCGCTACTGGCTATCGTGA
- a CDS encoding cytochrome ubiquinol oxidase subunit I, giving the protein MFDAFDPIILARIQFAFTVSFHFIFPAFSIGLASYLMVLEGLWLRTGKQLYLDLFKYWIKIFAVTFAMGVVSGIVMSYQFGTNWAVFSDKAGPVIGPLMAYEVLTAFFLEAGFLGVMLFGMSKVGRKLHFAATCMVAVGTFISAFWILSVNSWMQTPVGYAVNEAGQFVPAAPWWDIVFNPSFPYRLVHTVTAAYLTTALVVGAVGAWHLLRDKTDPHARKMFSMAMWMAALVAPVQIFAGDQHGLNTLEHQPQKVMAMEGHYHSHPEGAPLILFGIPNSKEKRVDYAIEIPKAGSLILKHDPNAPLAGLDTIPDADEPPVWIVFWSFRIMVGIGLLMLGLGLWSLIARWRGKLYEWPLLHRAAILMGPSGFVAVIAGWVTTEVGRQPFTVYNLLRTADSASPLAAPAVGASLVAFVVVYFAVFGFGTWYILKLMAKGAQPHEPEITDDAPIRTAGIVPGPAQKELKEQGELPDGR; this is encoded by the coding sequence GTGTTCGACGCATTCGACCCGATCATCCTGGCGCGAATCCAGTTCGCGTTCACGGTCAGCTTCCATTTCATCTTCCCAGCCTTCTCGATCGGGCTGGCCAGCTATCTGATGGTGCTGGAGGGGCTGTGGCTGCGCACCGGCAAGCAGCTCTATCTCGACCTCTTCAAATACTGGATCAAGATCTTCGCCGTAACCTTCGCGATGGGCGTGGTTTCGGGCATCGTCATGTCCTACCAGTTCGGCACCAACTGGGCGGTGTTCTCGGACAAGGCGGGGCCGGTGATCGGGCCGCTGATGGCCTATGAGGTGCTCACCGCCTTCTTCCTCGAGGCGGGCTTCCTCGGCGTGATGCTGTTCGGGATGAGCAAGGTGGGGCGCAAGCTGCACTTCGCCGCCACCTGCATGGTCGCGGTCGGCACCTTCATCTCGGCCTTCTGGATCCTCAGCGTCAACAGCTGGATGCAGACCCCGGTCGGCTATGCGGTCAACGAAGCCGGGCAGTTCGTCCCCGCCGCGCCGTGGTGGGACATCGTGTTCAACCCGAGCTTCCCCTACCGCCTGGTTCACACGGTGACCGCCGCCTATCTCACCACCGCGCTGGTGGTCGGCGCGGTCGGCGCCTGGCACCTGCTCCGCGACAAGACCGATCCGCATGCGCGGAAAATGTTCAGCATGGCGATGTGGATGGCGGCGCTGGTCGCCCCGGTGCAGATCTTCGCCGGCGACCAGCACGGCCTCAACACCCTCGAGCATCAGCCGCAGAAGGTGATGGCGATGGAGGGGCATTATCACAGCCATCCCGAGGGCGCGCCGCTGATCCTGTTCGGTATCCCCAACAGCAAGGAAAAGCGCGTCGACTATGCGATCGAGATCCCCAAGGCGGGGTCGCTGATCCTCAAGCATGATCCGAACGCGCCGCTCGCCGGGCTCGACACGATCCCCGACGCGGACGAGCCGCCGGTATGGATCGTCTTCTGGTCGTTCCGCATCATGGTCGGCATCGGCCTGCTGATGCTCGGGCTCGGCCTGTGGAGCCTCATCGCGCGCTGGCGGGGCAAGCTCTACGAATGGCCGCTGCTGCATCGCGCAGCGATCCTGATGGGTCCCTCGGGCTTCGTCGCGGTGATCGCCGGCTGGGTGACGACCGAGGTCGGGCGCCAACCCTTCACCGTCTATAACCTGCTGCGCACCGCTGACAGCGCCTCGCCGCTGGCCGCGCCCGCGGTCGGCGCCTCGCTGGTTGCGTTCGTGGTGGTCTATTTCGCGGTGTTCGGCTTCGGCACCTGGTATATCCTCAAGCTGATGGCCAAGGGTGCGCAGCCGCACGAGCCCGAGATCACCGATGACGCGCCGATCCGCACCGCGGGGATCGTGCCGGGGCCTGCCCAAAAAGAACTCAAGGAGCAGGGGGAGCTGCCCGATGGCCGTTGA
- the cydB gene encoding cytochrome d ubiquinol oxidase subunit II: MAVDPILAMVWAFLIAFAVFAYVVMDGFDLGIGILFPAFEVGEERDKAMNSIAPVWDGNETWLVLGGGGLMAAFPLAYAIVLPALYPPIIAMLLALVFRGVAFEFRWRDPGHRRWWDLSFTAGSFVAALSQGIILGALLQGITVADRAYGGGWLDWLTPFTLLTGISVVAGYALLGATWLIWKTDGRGQEHAYRLAGWFGLATLAAIIAVSIATLFLSHGYYQRWLDFPQVLATAQVPLLTAITAFAFHRSLKKKREVRPFFLALGLFLMGFIGLGISMWPYVIPRSVTILDAAAPAASQGFMLIGAGLLIPIILAYTAWSYWVFRGKVGAEGYH; the protein is encoded by the coding sequence ATGGCCGTTGATCCCATCCTCGCGATGGTCTGGGCGTTCCTGATCGCCTTCGCAGTCTTCGCCTATGTGGTGATGGACGGGTTCGATCTCGGCATCGGCATCCTCTTCCCGGCCTTCGAGGTGGGGGAGGAGCGCGACAAGGCGATGAACTCGATCGCGCCGGTGTGGGACGGCAACGAGACGTGGCTGGTGCTCGGCGGCGGGGGGCTGATGGCGGCCTTTCCGCTGGCCTATGCGATCGTGCTGCCCGCGCTCTATCCGCCGATCATCGCGATGCTGCTGGCGCTCGTCTTCCGCGGCGTCGCCTTCGAGTTCCGCTGGCGCGATCCGGGGCATCGCCGATGGTGGGACCTGAGCTTCACCGCGGGCTCGTTCGTCGCGGCGCTGAGCCAGGGGATCATCCTCGGCGCGCTGCTGCAGGGAATCACGGTCGCCGACCGCGCCTATGGCGGCGGCTGGCTCGACTGGCTGACCCCGTTCACCTTGCTTACGGGGATCAGTGTGGTTGCGGGCTACGCGCTGCTCGGCGCGACCTGGCTGATCTGGAAGACCGACGGGCGCGGCCAGGAACATGCCTATCGTCTCGCCGGCTGGTTCGGCCTCGCAACCCTGGCGGCGATTATCGCGGTCAGCATCGCGACGCTCTTCCTGTCACACGGCTATTACCAACGCTGGCTCGACTTCCCGCAGGTGCTGGCGACCGCGCAGGTGCCGCTGCTCACCGCGATCACCGCCTTCGCCTTCCATCGCTCGCTCAAGAAGAAGCGCGAGGTGCGGCCCTTCTTCCTCGCGCTCGGGCTGTTCCTGATGGGCTTCATCGGCCTCGGGATCAGCATGTGGCCCTATGTCATCCCGCGCAGCGTCACCATCCTCGACGCCGCCGCGCCCGCGGCGAGCCAGGGCTTCATGCTGATCGGGGCGGGGCTGCTGATCCCGATCATCCTCGCCTACACCGCCTGGTCCTATTGGGTGTTTCGCGGCAAGGTCGGCGCGGAGGGCTATCATTGA
- a CDS encoding M48 family metallopeptidase gives MKERIESWPGGIAFALAAWAFAFPTSALQAQDRDAFEAMRSADMRLAAIGYRLSRAAAPMCDRLEPATGLQLHTLAQYAPGSREAIRTHFRMSGVVAAEGVIAGSPADRAGIRPDDVIVRIGAIAPPSVSPPDASTAVLESLYAQLSALPPQSGIEVIVQRDGRERSFQVQPEPACRTRYELRIADTFDARANGELVQLTSKYLQTGDPELLPAVVAHELAHNILRHRERLDAAGAEFGLASGFGRNVGLFRQTEIEADLLSVHILARAGYPLSIAGRFWREIGPQLLRGRIRSRSHPPLEDRVATVEAEAAKLAAAGPSASLPAFFAGRHAPLDGNWQPLLVRAR, from the coding sequence ATGAAGGAACGGATCGAGTCCTGGCCAGGCGGCATCGCTTTCGCTCTTGCCGCCTGGGCATTCGCCTTCCCGACCTCGGCTCTTCAGGCGCAGGATCGCGATGCTTTCGAAGCCATGCGCTCGGCCGATATGCGCCTGGCCGCCATCGGCTATCGGCTGAGCCGTGCGGCCGCGCCCATGTGCGACCGGCTCGAGCCGGCGACGGGCCTCCAGTTGCATACGCTTGCACAATATGCCCCGGGCTCGCGCGAGGCGATCCGCACCCATTTCAGAATGTCAGGCGTCGTCGCGGCCGAAGGCGTCATCGCGGGAAGCCCGGCTGATCGAGCCGGCATCCGGCCCGACGATGTCATCGTGCGCATCGGCGCGATCGCCCCCCCCTCTGTATCTCCACCGGACGCATCGACCGCCGTACTCGAGTCGCTCTATGCGCAGCTTTCGGCATTGCCGCCACAGAGCGGTATCGAGGTGATCGTCCAGCGCGATGGCCGCGAACGCAGCTTTCAAGTACAACCCGAGCCGGCCTGCCGGACTCGATATGAGTTGCGTATCGCTGACACATTCGATGCGCGGGCCAATGGCGAACTAGTTCAGCTGACGTCAAAATATCTCCAGACCGGGGATCCCGAACTGCTGCCTGCCGTGGTCGCGCACGAGCTGGCACATAATATCCTGCGGCACCGTGAGCGACTCGATGCCGCGGGCGCGGAATTTGGCCTCGCCTCGGGCTTCGGGCGCAATGTCGGCCTCTTCCGCCAGACCGAGATCGAGGCGGACCTCCTCTCGGTCCATATCCTTGCGCGCGCTGGCTATCCCCTGTCGATCGCCGGACGCTTCTGGCGGGAGATCGGACCGCAGCTGCTGCGCGGCAGGATTCGCAGCCGCTCACATCCGCCGCTCGAGGATCGTGTTGCGACCGTGGAAGCGGAAGCCGCCAAGCTCGCGGCAGCCGGCCCCTCCGCTTCGCTCCCGGCCTTTTTCGCGGGACGCCACGCGCCGTTGGACGGGAACTGGCAGCCTTTGTTGGTGCGCGCGCGATAG
- a CDS encoding FKBP-type peptidyl-prolyl cis-trans isomerase → MSTVTAVPIAPTKRSYLVWLWIGIAVAVAAAAALAWVGTSTEAVRASLPNDKFLAANKRQSGVIETASGLQYEVLKQGTGASPTDGDITLAMYKGTLRDGTQFDASQQPTPLPVTGMIPGFTEALKLMKKGGKYRIWIKPELGYGAEARKDQAGKEVIPANSLLVFEVELFEFMPQAQFMQMMQQQQQMGGGMPGGPPPGAGPPQGR, encoded by the coding sequence ATGTCGACCGTCACCGCCGTGCCGATTGCGCCGACCAAGCGCAGCTATCTCGTCTGGCTGTGGATCGGCATCGCCGTGGCGGTCGCCGCCGCGGCGGCGCTGGCCTGGGTCGGCACCTCGACCGAGGCCGTCCGCGCCTCGCTGCCCAACGACAAGTTCCTGGCCGCGAACAAGCGACAGTCGGGCGTGATCGAGACCGCCTCGGGCCTGCAGTATGAAGTGCTCAAGCAAGGCACTGGCGCCAGCCCAACCGATGGTGACATCACGCTCGCCATGTACAAGGGCACGCTGCGCGACGGCACTCAGTTCGACGCCAGCCAGCAGCCGACCCCGCTGCCCGTCACCGGGATGATTCCCGGCTTCACCGAAGCGCTCAAGCTGATGAAGAAGGGCGGCAAGTACCGCATCTGGATCAAGCCCGAGCTGGGCTATGGCGCCGAGGCGCGCAAGGATCAGGCTGGCAAGGAAGTAATCCCCGCCAACTCGCTGCTGGTGTTCGAGGTCGAGCTGTTCGAGTTCATGCCGCAGGCGCAGTTCATGCAGATGATGCAGCAACAGCAGCAGATGGGCGGCGGCATGCCCGGGGGCCCGCCCCCGGGCGCCGGGCCCCCGCAGGGCCGCTGA
- a CDS encoding metallophosphoesterase — protein MLRNLLSAFARKGAAPPQPTGSVPAGARVYAVGDIHGRLDLLDDLLRRMEVDNASRGPADTTVIFLGDLIDRGPDSAGVVQRLLEIGAGAEKVRFLLGNHEEVFLRSIAGESKALPFFLRIGGKETILSYGVGEAEYNKCDYPELLALLRERVPRAHLDFLSSFEDVVVIGDYAFVHAGIRPGVPLDAQKPETLRWIREEFLNSGGPFEKIVIHGHTIADEVEQGPWRIGIDTGAYASGRLTAMGFEGAERWILQTNGPRALR, from the coding sequence ATGCTTCGCAACCTTCTTTCAGCGTTCGCCCGGAAAGGCGCCGCCCCACCGCAGCCGACCGGATCTGTGCCTGCAGGCGCGCGCGTATATGCCGTGGGGGATATTCACGGCCGGCTCGACCTGCTCGACGATCTACTTCGCCGAATGGAAGTCGACAATGCCTCGCGCGGCCCTGCCGACACGACCGTGATCTTCCTCGGCGACCTGATCGACCGGGGCCCGGACTCGGCGGGGGTCGTGCAGCGCCTGCTGGAGATCGGCGCGGGAGCCGAAAAGGTTCGCTTTCTCCTGGGCAATCATGAGGAGGTGTTTCTCAGGTCGATCGCTGGTGAAAGCAAAGCATTGCCTTTCTTCCTGCGGATCGGGGGCAAGGAAACGATCCTGAGCTACGGGGTGGGCGAAGCGGAGTATAATAAGTGCGACTATCCCGAGCTGCTCGCCCTGTTGCGCGAGCGGGTTCCGCGGGCGCATCTGGATTTCCTGTCCTCGTTCGAGGATGTCGTCGTGATCGGCGACTACGCGTTCGTTCATGCGGGGATTCGGCCCGGCGTGCCGCTGGATGCACAGAAGCCCGAAACGCTGCGCTGGATCCGCGAGGAATTCCTGAACAGCGGCGGCCCGTTCGAGAAGATCGTGATTCACGGCCATACCATTGCCGACGAAGTGGAGCAGGGGCCGTGGCGCATCGGTATCGACACCGGCGCCTATGCAAGCGGCCGGCTGACCGCGATGGGGTTCGAAGGCGCAGAGCGTTGGATATTGCAGACGAACGGCCCGCGCGCCTTGCGCTGA